CAAACTGTGGGATAACTTCTGTGAAAACAGACAATTCTCCCACGAGGCGATCTGCTTTACCAAAAACCgtagtatgtatatgatttgGTTTATAAAACTTGTggcataacattttttattgtaaataaatgttCCCATGAATTTGAAAACAGAGAAACCCCAAAATCATCAACCCCTTAAGTTCGACCTTGAAAATCTATCTGATACATTTTGTAGAATAAAAGGACGGGAGAAATACTTCATAATTGTTATAGAACTAGTATAATTACTAAACGTTTGGAGGTAGTTAACCCTGTATGTTTCATGAGGGACCAACCTCAGACATAAGGATAACTGCCCATAGATTTCGAGACCGGTATGCTTTTAAATCTGCAAAGAAAGACTGCGAGGAAGTTGGAATAGTAGAAGTCAGGAAGGAATAGATTAACTAGAGAAGAGAGGAGCTATTAAACTGAATTCATAAGTACTTATAACGAATATGATCGGAAAAAAGCAGAGCAAcgattaaaatataatattccgATCCACTACGCATAAATTAAACGATCGGTAAAtcgaaaaatatgattttcattttcgtttcaTCAAAAAAGGACACTTTATTCacttataatacccttcacaggtgcatttataaCATAGAAggatataaaaagatatttagcTAGATTTTGTTCGGACTACTCGTATtatgtatatgatataatgACCcggtctgaacaattttttcggagattaaaGCGACCCTTTAGAGAATAATCTGTGTCCAATTTCgtatttgtcaaataaaaatatttttaaccgaAATGGTGGTTTTTATAGTAGATATATCCTATGTAGTCTTGTGTAGtagttcacgtaagtgaggaaaattctgtgagcaccattcacttggaagtgaccaaaaacgattattttacatatggctcaagcagctcacggcttccggtcttagacaagtatcctctgggtagccaaagaacaactGTTTGAAATTAAGCTAAAGAGTGAAGGCAAGCCATCCCTcgccagggttgtgcgctgggtttgggacccgccaatGACGaatactcgcgacttggctttcacgtcactattgacagtcataacttcgtagtcgtatataatttcgtctatcttggaagcagTATTAACACctacaacaatgtcagccacgaaatcgaacgcagaataactcttaccaacagatACTACTTCGGGCTGAAtcagcaattgagaagtaaagttctctctgtAAGTCAgttattattcccgtcctgccatGTGAAGGggcatggacgataacaacatctaatgagtcgacgttacaagttttcgagagaaaggttctccggaagatttatagtcatttgcgcattggcaactacgagtaccgcagtcgatggaacgatgagctgtacgagatatatgggGACATTGACATCGtacagcgaatcaagagacagctgAGCTGAGCTGAGCTGGCTAGATCATTTTGTccagatggatgaaaacactcaagctctgaaagtattcgacgcagtaccgaCGGGGAAGTAGGGCAAGAAGAAGACTGTTAGAGAGATCAgaaggagaaggacctggtggAGAAAGACTTGGTGGAGAAGGAAACTTTCTATCTCGAATCGGCGCCAAATTgccaaaagaagaaacaactggcgcgctgttgttaactcggctataaccgcgtaatcCGTTTCaaagccagtaaagaagaagaatatcctATGTTGGTGCGATGTTGACGGCTCCGACAAATGTATAACCttttggtgagaaaaggactgagggactagttcccgtatatacagatgtatataCAGAAGgtcatgactaaatcgactaagCTCATTATGTCACACTAACcatttaaatatacatcttATATAGTCTCCGAAGTGTCCTTCTAGAATCTAGATGTTACAAACTGCTTAACAAACGTAACCTGTTCAAGCAGTACGCTGCAAAAATGACAGGCTTTGTAAAATGATGAACAGCAATACAGGGTGGAACCTCGCCAGGCTTCATGAAGACAGCTGGACAATTAAACGAAGTAAAAATTTACTGTAACGCTTGTAATAATAAGACCTTGAAATAGAGTATACTACACAGAATATAACCCTAATTCATCAGAAAGAGTACCAAAGCCGATTGATATGAGGATCCGAGTGTCAGTATAGTCCGTTATAACCACTTCAGTGTCTTTACGAATAACTTGAAACAAGACATTTAGAATTTGATTCTTTTAATACTTTCATGTATTTGTACAAAGTTTCcgctttaaaaaagtttatatgaAATTCGTCTAACTTGAGCCATAGAATTGCGCATTGTAGAAGAACGTTTTCGTTGAGGTAGACTCCAATACAATGGAAATAAAACGCTGACCAATACCGCCGGCAACTACGTAAGCATTGCCCTCAGTTGAGTCCGCTTCGCAACGGATTAACACATAGGTGACTATGCTGCCGGTGCCAGCTTGTGGGTAGGTCAATTGGACCGTCACATCCTTCGCATCTTCATAGTTGAAAGCATCGGCGATCTGAGCGACTAAAGTATCGCCTGAAATGTGAGAGAAAGAACCATAATTAATCAAATTGTTGGAAAGGGTTTCCTGCACAGTAAACTTACCTTCTACACGACCGCCTAGTTTATACTCGACTGTGGAGCCGCTTCTCGCCTGGCCACTCACCTTCTTCAATGCGACCAAGGACAAGCCTGGATGATTTTTCTTGAACTCATTGATATCCTTGACCACCGTTATTTGACGCACTTTCTCCGGCGCTATTTCACTGCTGCCATCCTTGACAATACCGGCACTCACAACACTAACAGCCCAAATGGCGCAGAGCGTAAAGCCAGTCAAAGCGTAGAAACGTggcattttcgataaaaaaagaaaacttgttGAAACTTTTACAGTTACTATCACTGAATGATAAGTTAATGCGGGGAATTCGCCCATTTATACCACATCGATGAAGAGCCTACAATTAAAGCGACAGAAATCTTATCAAATACAACGAatgataaacaaaaaaaacaccgGCAATAGCGTTGTCAAGTCTTCTGACTGTGCGATTTCGGGATTTATGGggatttttattgattttttattgatcGCCAGATTTTTAAGTTCTGGTTCTTTTTGTACGATCCATACACTGAACGATTTTTGGAGAACTAACGAAAAGTTTCTCTAATGGGGTCAGTacggtaatctggcctgttttttgacattattttcatagaaatttttattctacaatagaattttttttcacatatcatgaggtatatcgtggaatgtataaacaaattttttcggaattttttgatggcatctgtcggagaaatggctggatGAATGagttgcgttttttcactggcggacacgatttctcatgttgggatcatctgaaacacaaaaacccaatttgttcttcaaaagtacgtgaatggttatcgtcgctactagaatcatgaaaaaatattgataaataaaaaagtaattaaatttttttttaatttttccccatattttttacataaattttgttataaattataagaaattatgaatctagtatGGCcaatagccaggcgttttgtgcacattaaaaaaaaattaagcaaatcggttgagtagttcgaccggaatcatgtccgccagttgaaaaaagtgtgttttgaaaaaaacgcgtttaaagcttgaggtgtgcactccgagcgctccgaacgtcgagcggtattattatttttggacctttttcgaaacctttcaatggtaaagtgggtttctgcattaattctaagggtataagggaacagaaaacacaaaaaaaagattGGAAAAATATTACCCTAATGATCCTTTAAAGAGTATTAGCTGGCCAACAGTACGGGAACACATCCCATACTGAGTTTAAGAGAGATCTAGTTCCGCTGATGGATTAGTTATTAGGTTTGCAGGTGTTCaaagtatataataaattttcatagttAGTCCCGAAAATTCCGAAACTGGTATTTAACGATCTccagtttttttgatttttaagatGTTCGAGTTTGACAACCCTAAGTATAACCCAACTGATATGTAAAAAAGAAAGTAGTGAGCAAGACCTAATATAATATGTTTCAGAAATTAGCATTACACAGTCGGAAGTGATACAAATATTCATCTAATATGAGTTAGGGAAATACTATTTACTTAATAGACGAACTAAGATAATATTACCTCAATTTCTTACACATGAAAGTCTCATCTGCATAGTCAGAACAGCCCTGCTGAAAGAGATCTCGGATATGCTATAAgctctatacatacataagtgatcAACGTGACGAGCTGTATCGATCTCGCCGTGTCCGTCAGTCTGtccgtatatacgcgaactaatcCCTCggtgagatatcgatttgaaatttttcgcaaGTTCTTTTCTTCCAAAGAGACTGATCATTTGTGGGAACTATCGATAtcaaaccactatagcatatatgtaggtgCCATAAAAACTAGCCGATCCAAGTCAAAATCACagaatttggcatggattattgtccaaggtaaCGCTTccatatagctgtcattcaaactgaccgatcaaaattattataaagctATTTTTATACCGTATGCTATGATATAAGAGATGCACCTGTGCACTTCAGTACAACcgaagtcaacgttttttcttattttgtgaaaaattgtcTGCCTTTAAATCTTCTTCTGATCTCACCGAgtttatttgcaataaaaaagcTCATTTGATCACTGTGCGAAACTTTGATTGGCAGCTGTTCTgggtaaatttaatttttcatatcaaTTAATAATATGTAACCAATAAAAGGTAATCTTGACCTATCATTGAAATTACTTTGATTTGTTTACGCATAAATGTATGGGGTAATTAAGTATTTCCAATTAGCAAGAACTCTTCGATGCGTAATAGTTTGGCCCAGAAGGGTGTCTTCATCTTACTTGAAAGGTCTAGAATTCGCCTCggattatttttagaaatctaTTGAAATGTCATTCCTACGATGACGCATATTTACAATTCTAGGAAATCTTCAACCACCGTTAATCACAGTGAATGACTTTCGATTACCGTTACTGATTTATAGACATTATCTAGCTTATCAAGTGACTCATTACATACAAAGTTTagtatttataaacatatgcacatttatatataattttaatgtgtacatacatacatacatatatttagtatatacaaatacgatCTTATCAATATTTTCGCTTATAtttgcacataaatatgtacatacatatgtatatcagtatgtatgtatgtatttatcagttgtcaatattttttatatgaaatgtaCTATATAAGCAAgggtagataatttttgaaaacaaaaaaaatcacagtACGATGAAACCCCACGGAAACTAAAgataatataacaaatattaaggGAAGAATAATTTATGGGCGAACTGTGGGCCGAAAAAGGAAGAGCAGGGGCATGATTTCTACTACAAGTCCcttagaaaaaagttttaagacaATGTTGCAGGTAATGAAAAGATCCATAACCGCCGCCTGGCCACCTGAGGTCGGGAAAAGAAAGGGAAGGAACGGGGTTGAAGCTTAAGAATGATTTATCTCGATTTCTGGCAAAACTACGAgtcctataaaaaaaaataataaggcaATGTTGTAGCTAATGGAAAGGTATAtaacttttgtttacaaacttttttcacataaccacaaattttctgcaaaaaattcaaataaccaattttctgggtttttttaagtataaaacatttttttcacaaaatttggtggAAACTTACTTTCTTATGTGCCAAATACTGCTAATtttcattcgaaaaatcgaatgtaaaaaattgaggttatgtgaaaaagtcTAGATTTCCATATGACTTACCACTACCTTTCCGTTTTTCCGACCTCAGACCGCTCTTCTTctccttctttattggcgtagacacggcttacgcgattatagccgagttaacaacagcgcgccagtcgtttcttcttttcgctacgtggcgcgaattggatattccaagcgaagccaggtccttctacacttggtccttccaacggaattgaggtcttcctcttattctgcttcccccggcgggtactgcgtcgaatacttttagagctgaaCTCTCACTCTCTTACTcttacttaaattatttttcctttaatatttgttattttacttttagttttcgATGGCTTTCAATCTACTatgaatatctttttttttatcattttcaaggACTTCTGCACTAGTCTAAAACATGTATGCCTGCCACTCCAGCTCATCAATCAGGCTTTCCGACTACTGTAATGCTTCTGGCAGCGATAATTGATGTCACAGGAACTGTGACATAGCTGACAGACATTGTATGAAGTGCTGTAGATAAACATACATGCTAGAGTTGTCTGTAAACGACGAATAACTTCCGTTCGGCTTCTCAAATGTATCtcaatttttagtatttaagtTTTGGGTACTTTGTTTTatgttactttttttttgtataccctgaatagaatatataaagttttataaCATCCAGAAGAACATGTCGGAGGACCTACTCAACACTCAAAATGAGcctataaactgaccgatcaaaattaaatttttgcatggtcaactttttcatttgacgagatatcttcttgaaatttAGTATGAATTATTGCCTAAAATGATattaaactattattattaatttcccaacctcaaaaacaaaaacaattaaacaaaGAACATACGTTAAAAtcatttattgcatattttttcagACTTATATTCTATTTTTGCAATTCCtttataaataagaaataaataaaattgttaaaagtg
The DNA window shown above is from Bactrocera tryoni isolate S06 chromosome 4, CSIRO_BtryS06_freeze2, whole genome shotgun sequence and carries:
- the LOC120775027 gene encoding uncharacterized protein LOC120775027 is translated as MPRFYALTGFTLCAIWAVSVVSAGIVKDGSSEIAPEKVRQITVVKDINEFKKNHPGLSLVALKKVSGQARSGSTVEYKLGGRVEGDTLVAQIADAFNYEDAKDVTVQLTYPQAGTGSIVTYVLIRCEADSTEGNAYVVAGGIGQRFISIVLESTSTKTFFYNAQFYGSS